A single window of Thermodesulfobacteriota bacterium DNA harbors:
- a CDS encoding oxidoreductase, with the protein LKTSLDLDVVHIYSRPEDGWEGERGRLSVETLARHLPADRMEREYLVCGPEAMQKSVQQMLLQLGLPLEQCQSETFNFV; encoded by the coding sequence TTGAAGACGAGCCTCGATCTCGACGTGGTGCACATCTACTCCCGGCCCGAAGACGGGTGGGAGGGCGAGCGCGGGCGCCTCTCGGTGGAGACCCTGGCTCGTCACCTGCCGGCGGACCGGATGGAGCGCGAGTACCTGGTGTGCGGACCCGAGGCCATGCAGAAGTCGGTGCAGCAGATGCTGCTGCAGCTCGGGTTGCCCCTGGAGCAGTGCCAGTCCGAGACCTTCAACTTCGTGTAG